The genome window CGACTCGTCGCCGTCGCGGTCGCCGTCGCGGTCGAAGCCGTACTGGTGCACCACGCGGAACGCGCCCGTCTCCTCCTCGGCGATGGCGAGGCAGAACGCCTCGCCGCGCACGGCGCGCCGCACCTGCTGGGCGACCTCCGCGTAGACGCGCTCCAGGTCGAGCGTGCGCGAGAGCGCGATCCCCGTGTCGATCAGCGCCTCGCGCGAGCGGTGGCTCGGCGTGATGTCGACGGTGGAGAAGGCGAAGCCCGTGATCGCGTGCGGGTCGTCGGGCGACGCGCGCACGGGGGAGAGCTGCATCAGGAAGACGCGCTCCTCGTCGGGCGCGTCGCACGGGAACTCCCACTGCACCATCGGCGCGCGGCCGGTGCGCAGCAGCGCGAGGCCGCGCTCCAGCTGCTCGCGCGAGGCGGTGTCGCCGAGTCCGTCCCAGATGGACCGGCCGGTGACGAGGGCCGCGTCGGCGAGGCGCGGCGCGCCGTTCGCCTCGGCGAAGCGCGCCCACGCGCGGTTGAAGCTCGTGATGCGACCCTCGAGGTCGCACGTCCACACGGTGAGCGGGAGCGCGTCGAGCACGGCGCGCGCGAAGCTCGGGGCGGCGGCCGCGTCGACGACGAGGGCCTCGCTGGCGGGCGTGAGCAGCGACCGCTCGGTGGAGAGGGTCATGGTCCGATATTACCGCGCGGATGGCGCGGATGCGACACGGCGGCGGTCCCGGAGTGGGACCGCCGCCGTGTCGCTGGCGCGCGGACGGACGGTGAGTGGTTCAGCGCCCGCGACGGGCGCCGCCCTTCTTGGCCGCCGCCTTGCGCGCGCCGCCCTTCTTGGCTGCGCCCTTGCGAGCGCCGCCCTTCGACGCGGCCTTGCGGGCGCCGCCCTTCTTGGCAGCGGCCTTCTTGGCGCCGCCCTTACGCGCGCCGCCCTTCGCCGCGCCCTTGCGGGCGCCGCCCTTCTTCGCGGCCGCCTTCTTGGCGCCGCCCTTGCGCGCGCCGCCCTTCGCGGCGCCCTTGCGCGCGCCACCCTTCTTGGCGGCCGCCTTCTTCGCGCCGCCCTTCTTCGCGGCGGCCTTCTTGGCGCCGCCCTTCTTGGCCGCGCCCTTGCGCGCGCCGCCCTTCTTGGCAGCCGCCTTCTTGGCGCCGCCCTTCCGAGCGCCACCCTTGCGCGCGCCGCCCTTCTTGGCGCCGCCGCGGCGGCCGCGGCCCGACGTGCTGCCGCCCTCGTTGTCCGTGCCAGCGCCCTCGGCGCCGCCCATCATCGTGTTGTCTTCCATAGTGGGTTCCTCGGTGGGTTCTGCGTCGTCGAGATCCGTCGCTGCGCCACTCGCGCCGAACAGGTCGGCGTCGTCCTGCTCCGTCTCGTCGTCGGCGGCCACGGGGCCGACATCGTCGCCGATGTCGTCGCCGGCATCGTCCCCGGCATCGTCTGCTGCCTCCCCGGCGTCCGTCGCGTCGTCGACGTCCAGCTCCTCCTCTTCGACGTCCCCGTCGAGGTCCTCCTCCTCCTCGGCGGCGGCAACCGGGTCGTCGAACAGCGCCTCACTCCGTCCGCGCCGCAGCGACCCGAATCCGTCGTCTTCCTCGTCCTCCTCCTCTTCCTCTTCCTCGGCGTCCTCGTAGCCGTAGCCGCCCAGGTCCTCGTCGTCGTCGTCGTTCCCGCGACGCCTGAAGCGAAGGCCCTCGTCCAACTCGTCACCCATCGGCATGTGGCCTCCTCTGAGTCATTCGACGGTCCGCCCGGGTCGCTCCGTGCCGCGCGGCCGCGGGTCGCGGACCCGCGCGTCGCGGGAGCGGGGTGGCGTGCCATCGGCCAGGTCCTGCGTCCTGCGCGACCGCCCGCACCGCGTGCACGCCGCGCGGTGGCCGCACACGGGGGCGACCGACCGACGCCGCCGACCGCGTCGGGACGCGGATCGCGGCGTTGACGACGCGCACCGGCAGCGCGTCACGCAGGGGCGGGCAGGGCGGGGTGTTGGATTCACAAAGCGACGAAAGCGGGGGCGCGGCGCCTCGGCACCGCGCGCGCATCGACAGCCCTCGTGCAGCATGTGATGCGCAACGCAACGACGACGTAGTAAGGGCAGGAAAGCGCGTCGTCAAGAGATTGGCGCGAAAAAGGCGCGGATCGCGCGAAAAAACGTCTCCGACGTGCTCCAAATCGCATCCGACGCACCTCACGAGCACCTCGCGAGCACCTCGCGAGCACCTCACGCACACCTCCTCGACGCGTCCTCGACGCGTCCTCGACGCGTCCTCGACGCGGTGTCGACGCACGCGCGCACGTGTCGCACGCACGCCGCACACGCCATCCGCGTGCCATGCGTGCGTCGTCGGCGCGCGCGTGCATCACGCGACAGCCACCAACGCGAACGGGCGGCTCGTGTGAGCCGCCCGTTCGGTGCATCGAGCCGTCGTCCGTCCGCGATCGGTCGCCGGTGATCAGTCGCCGGCGATCAGTCGCCGGCCATCGGCGTCGGCGCGGGGGCGGTCGCCGGCGTGGGCGCCGGCGTCGGCCGGCTGCCGAAGCGCGCCTTCAGCCACGCCGCCAGGTCGTCGAGCAGCGTGTACACGACCGGCACCACGAACAGCGTGAGCAGCGTCGACGTGATCAGCCCACCGATCACCGCGCGCCCCATCGGCGCCCGCTGCTCCGCCCCCTCGCCGAGCGCCATCGCCAGCGGCACCATGCCGAAGATCATCGCCGCGGTGGTCATGATGATCGGGCGCAGGCGCGTGCGGGCCGCCGTCAGCAGGGCGTCGACGCGGGCCATCCCCGCCGCGCGCTGCTGGTTCGCGAAGTCCACCAGCAGGATCCCGTTCTTGGTCACGAGCCCCATCAGCATGATGATGCCGATCATCGTGTAGACGTTGAGGCTCCCGCCCGTCGCCAGCAGGGCCACCGCCACGCCGATGAAGCTCAGCGGCAGCGCGAGCATGATCGCCAGCGGCTGGACGAAGCTGCCGAACAGCGACGCCAGGATCAGGTAGATGAACACCACCGCGAGGACGATCGCCTCGAGCACGTAGCCCTTGGTCTCCTCGAGGTTCTGCACGTCGCCGCGGAACACCGTCCGGTAGCCCGGCGGCAGCCCCACCGAGTCGATCGCCAGCGCCGCCCGGTCGGCCACCTCGCCCATCGCATAGCCCGGCAGCACGCCCGCCGACAGGCTCACCTGCCGCTCCAGCATCGAGCGCTCGATCTGCTGCGGGCCGACGCCCGGGCGCACCTCCGCGACCTCGGACAGCGGCACCATCGCGGCCTGCCCGGTGCGCGGGTCCTGCCGCGTGCTGGGGATCACGATGTTGGCGACGTCGGCGGCCGAGGCGCGCAGCGAGTCGGGGTAGATCACGACGACGTCGTGCGAGTAGCCCTGCGGATCCTCCCACTCGGTCGCCCGCAGCCCGGTGAACAGCGGCTGGATGGTCGTCGAGATCGGGCCGATCCCGAGCCCGGCGGCCCACGCGCGGTCGCGGTCCACGCGCACGTCGAGCTGCGGGATGTCGCCCTCCTCGCTCGACTGCGGCTCGGCGACGCCGGGCACGCGGCGCAGCACCTCGAGCACCTCCGCGGCGGCCAGCTTCAGGCGCGACGCCTCCGGGCCCTGCACGTTGATGCGGATCGGCTGCCCGAAGCCGCCGAAGATCGTCTGCGTGCCCTGCACGTTGGCGCGCACGCCGGGGATGCGCGGCAGCTCCCGGCGCAGCGCGGTCTGGATGTCCTGCTGCGAGCGCGTGCGCTCCGCCTTGGGGCTCAGCCGCACGTAGATCGACCCGTTGTTCGGCGAGCCGCGGAAGCCGCCGCCGATGTTCAGGTACGTGAACTGGACCTCGGGGTTCTTGCGCAGCGCGTGGGCCACGGCCAGCCCGCGGTTCATCGTGTACTCGAGCGACGAGCCGGGCGTGGTGCGGAAGCCGACGTTGAACTCGCCGCCGTCGAAGTCGGGGAGCCAGGTGAAGCCGATCTTCCCGATCAGGAGGAAGGCGACCACGATCGACGAGGCGGCCATCCCGACCACCGTCAGGCGGTGCGACAGCGCCCACGACAGCCCGCGCGGATAGCGGTCGGCCACGCGCTCGAACCAGTCGTTGAAGCGCTGGGCGACCTTCTGGATGAAGTTCCGCTTCCGGACCGGCGCGTCGACCGCGAGGTGCCCGTCGGCGCCGCGGTGGTGCAGGTCGACCTCGGGGTCGTGCCAGATGCTCGAGAGCATCGGGTCGAGCGTGAAGCTCACGAACAGCGACACGATCACCGCCGCCGCCACGGTGACGCCGAACTGGAAGAAGATCTTGCCGATCTGCCCGCCCATGAACGCCACGGGGATGAACACCGCGATGACGGCCATCGTCGTGGCGAACACCGCCAGCCCGATCTCGTCGGTGCCCTCCTTCGCCGCCCGCTCGTGGTCCTTCCCCATCTCCAGGTGGCGGACGATGTTCTCGCGCACCACGATCGCGTCGTCGATCAGCAGCCCGATCGCCAGCGACAGGGCGAGCAGGGTCATCGTGTTGATCGTGAAGCCGCAGATCCACATGGCGAAGAACGCCGACATGATGGAGATCGGCAGCGCCAGCCCCGTGATGACCGTCGAGCGCCAGGAGTTCAGGAAGAAGTAGATGATGACGACGCAGAGGATCGCGCCGAGGACCAGCTCGTGCTCCACCGAGTCGAGCGCCTGGCGGATGCGCTGCGAGTCGTCGCGGATGACCGTGAGGCTGACGTCCGGCGGCAGCGTCTCGTCCAGCTCGGCCGCCGCCGCGCGCACGCGCTCGGCCACCTCGACGGTGTTGCTCCCCGAGATCTTCAGCACGTCCACCGCGACCGCGATCGCGTCCTGCCCGTTGCCGCGCCCGATCAGCGTCGCCGAGCGGCGCTCCGCCGTCCCGTCGACGATCGTCGCCACGTCGCCGAGGCGCACCGGCACCGTCCCGCTGGCCGTCCGCCGCTCGCCGACGGTGATGTCGGCGAAGTGCTTGGGATCGAGCACGCGCCCCGTGACGCGCACCAGCCGCTCGACCGAGCCGCTGCGCACGCGGCCGGCCGGCACCTCCTGGTTCTCGCGCTGCAGCGCCGCCATGACCTGCGGCGGCGCGACCGCGTAGGCGCGCATCGCCGCCGGGTCCAGCTGGACCTTGATCTGGCGCGCCGCGCCGCCGACCACGTTCACGCCGCCGACGCCCGGGATCGACTCGAAGCGCGTCGCGACGACCTCCTCGGCGATGTCGGTCAGCTCGCGCACCGGCCGGTCGGCGCTCTGCAGCGCGATCGACATGATGGGCGAGTCGTTCGGGTCGAAGCGCTGGATGACCGGATCCAGGATGTCCTGCGGCAGCTGCCGCCGGATGCGCGCGACCTTGCCCTGCACCTCCTGCAGCGCCTCCATCGGGTTCGTGGAGAGCTCGAGCAGGACGCGGACGTTCGAGTTCCCCTCGTACGACGTGGAGGAGACCTCGCGGATCCCCTGGACGGTGTTGACCGCCTCCTCGATCGGCTTGGAGACCTCGCGCTCGATCACCTCGGGCGAGGCGCCCGGGTACGCCGTCTGGATGCTGACGACGGGGCGGGTGACGTCGGGATACTCGTCGATCGCCAGCCGCTGGTAGCTGACGACGCCCAGGACGACCAGCGCCACCATGAGCATGGTGGCGAAGACGGGGCGCTTGATGGAGACGTCGGAGAGGATCATGGCGCTGGCCGCTTGGAGCCGCTGTCGGTGGCGGGACGGGCGCCCGTGGCCGCCTGGCGCCCGGGTCGGCCGCCCTCCCCGCCGAGGATCTGCACGGTGGTACCCGGGCCCACGCCGGCGACGTTGCCGACGATCACGCGGTCGCCCGGCTGCAGGCCGTCGAGCACCTCGGCGACGCCCGCCGCCTCGTCGATGAGGCCGAGGTTCACCGGCGCGCGCTCGGCGTTCTGGCCGCGGAGGCGGTAGACGAAGGTGCTGGAGCCCGCGCCGCGGCCGGCGCCGACGCCCTCCTGCGCCTGGCGCAGCGCGGTCGTCGGCACGAGCACCGCGTCGTCGATCGTGCGGCCGACCGCGCGGCCGGTGACGAACGTGTTGCCGCGCAGCGCGCCGCCCGGGTTGGGCACCTCGACGAACACGGTCACCGCGCGCGTGGCGGGATCGATGGTGGGGCTGACGCGCGCCACCGTGCCCTCGAGCGTGCGGCCCTGCGCGGAGAAGCGCACCGCCTGGCCCGGACGCAGCGTGCCCGCGAGGCGCTCGGGCACCGACGCCGCGAGCTCCAGCCGGTCGCCGCGCACGAGCGTGAACAGCTCGGCGCCGCGCGTCACGCGCTCGTTGCCCTCGACCGCGCGCGACTCGACGACGCCCGACATCGGCGCCAGCACGCGCGTGTCGGCGAGCCCCTCGGACGTCGCGCGCACGCGCGCCTCGGCGGCCGCGAGGCGCGCCTTCGCCGCCGCCAGCGACTGCTCGCCGACGCGGACCTCGCGCTCGGCGACCGCGCCGGCGCGGAACAGCTCGCGCGTCTGGTCGAGGTTCCACTGCGCGGCGCTCACCTCGGTGCGCGCGCTCTCGCGGTCCGCCTCGGCGCTGCGGCGATCGCTCGTCTGCTGGTTGGGCTCGAACTGCGCGAGCAGCTGGCCCTCGCGCACGGCCTGGCCGGGACGCGCGTAGACGCCCGTGAGGTCGCCCTCGAGGCGCGCGCGCACGACGACGGTCTGCAGCGGGCGCAGGTCGCCCGAGAGCGGGATGCCCGCCTCGATGGGGCCGCG of Roseisolibacter agri contains these proteins:
- a CDS encoding efflux RND transporter periplasmic adaptor subunit, encoding MHSPRASSVERLLVLGVTILSLAACGDKGANAAPTAKGPGGAGGPGGRGRPPLVLAASDVAEIKRGPIEAGIPLSGDLRPLQTVVVRARLEGDLTGVYARPGQAVREGQLLAQFEPNQQTSDRRSAEADRESARTEVSAAQWNLDQTRELFRAGAVAEREVRVGEQSLAAAKARLAAAEARVRATSEGLADTRVLAPMSGVVESRAVEGNERVTRGAELFTLVRGDRLELAASVPERLAGTLRPGQAVRFSAQGRTLEGTVARVSPTIDPATRAVTVFVEVPNPGGALRGNTFVTGRAVGRTIDDAVLVPTTALRQAQEGVGAGRGAGSSTFVYRLRGQNAERAPVNLGLIDEAAGVAEVLDGLQPGDRVIVGNVAGVGPGTTVQILGGEGGRPGRQAATGARPATDSGSKRPAP
- a CDS encoding histone H1-like repetitive region-containing protein codes for the protein MPMGDELDEGLRFRRRGNDDDDEDLGGYGYEDAEEEEEEEDEEDDGFGSLRRGRSEALFDDPVAAAEEEEDLDGDVEEEELDVDDATDAGEAADDAGDDAGDDIGDDVGPVAADDETEQDDADLFGASGAATDLDDAEPTEEPTMEDNTMMGGAEGAGTDNEGGSTSGRGRRGGAKKGGARKGGARKGGAKKAAAKKGGARKGAAKKGGAKKAAAKKGGAKKAAAKKGGARKGAAKGGARKGGAKKAAAKKGGARKGAAKGGARKGGAKKAAAKKGGARKAASKGGARKGAAKKGGARKAAAKKGGARRGR
- a CDS encoding efflux RND transporter permease subunit, with protein sequence MILSDVSIKRPVFATMLMVALVVLGVVSYQRLAIDEYPDVTRPVVSIQTAYPGASPEVIEREVSKPIEEAVNTVQGIREVSSTSYEGNSNVRVLLELSTNPMEALQEVQGKVARIRRQLPQDILDPVIQRFDPNDSPIMSIALQSADRPVRELTDIAEEVVATRFESIPGVGGVNVVGGAARQIKVQLDPAAMRAYAVAPPQVMAALQRENQEVPAGRVRSGSVERLVRVTGRVLDPKHFADITVGERRTASGTVPVRLGDVATIVDGTAERRSATLIGRGNGQDAIAVAVDVLKISGSNTVEVAERVRAAAAELDETLPPDVSLTVIRDDSQRIRQALDSVEHELVLGAILCVVIIYFFLNSWRSTVITGLALPISIMSAFFAMWICGFTINTMTLLALSLAIGLLIDDAIVVRENIVRHLEMGKDHERAAKEGTDEIGLAVFATTMAVIAVFIPVAFMGGQIGKIFFQFGVTVAAAVIVSLFVSFTLDPMLSSIWHDPEVDLHHRGADGHLAVDAPVRKRNFIQKVAQRFNDWFERVADRYPRGLSWALSHRLTVVGMAASSIVVAFLLIGKIGFTWLPDFDGGEFNVGFRTTPGSSLEYTMNRGLAVAHALRKNPEVQFTYLNIGGGFRGSPNNGSIYVRLSPKAERTRSQQDIQTALRRELPRIPGVRANVQGTQTIFGGFGQPIRINVQGPEASRLKLAAAEVLEVLRRVPGVAEPQSSEEGDIPQLDVRVDRDRAWAAGLGIGPISTTIQPLFTGLRATEWEDPQGYSHDVVVIYPDSLRASAADVANIVIPSTRQDPRTGQAAMVPLSEVAEVRPGVGPQQIERSMLERQVSLSAGVLPGYAMGEVADRAALAIDSVGLPPGYRTVFRGDVQNLEETKGYVLEAIVLAVVFIYLILASLFGSFVQPLAIMLALPLSFIGVAVALLATGGSLNVYTMIGIIMLMGLVTKNGILLVDFANQQRAAGMARVDALLTAARTRLRPIIMTTAAMIFGMVPLAMALGEGAEQRAPMGRAVIGGLITSTLLTLFVVPVVYTLLDDLAAWLKARFGSRPTPAPTPATAPAPTPMAGD